From Borrelia sp. RT5S, the proteins below share one genomic window:
- a CDS encoding chemotaxis protein CheB, producing MRTKIYVLVIEDSAINRKVISDIINSSLKLEVIATASNGEFALKKLSKHPDVILFSLEAETIKEIAFLQAKKNINDKIPVIVLSSSEDIAKNALLGGADNFIIKSDTGIECVKDQIIDLLSAYGTKAIKSKIIHNINLKLKTNEVGTSDSAKEEALTTPDTMYENLISKKDTIESEISDKETILDEKDLKKLKNRKFDIVVIGISTGGPAALKTILPEIPNNFPIPIIIVQHMPKGFTSEFARSLNNICNLVVKETSNKEIPKKGFIYISCSGYHTRINKVNDNYQIEVFDGKNVNGHKPSIGVLFNSISENVKEKAIAFIMTGMGSDGSREIGEIKKAGGLTIAQDKESSVVFGMSKIAIEENNVDYIVSINHVVELLKAILIDD from the coding sequence ATGAGAACGAAAATTTATGTGCTTGTTATTGAAGATTCCGCTATTAATAGAAAAGTTATATCAGATATCATTAATTCGTCTTTAAAACTTGAGGTTATTGCAACTGCGTCTAACGGAGAATTTGCCCTTAAGAAACTCAGTAAGCATCCCGATGTCATACTATTCAGTTTAGAAGCAGAAACAATAAAGGAAATTGCATTTTTACAAGCAAAGAAAAACATTAACGACAAGATTCCTGTTATTGTTTTGTCATCAAGCGAAGATATAGCCAAAAATGCACTCCTAGGGGGGGCGGATAATTTTATCATCAAATCTGATACTGGCATCGAATGTGTAAAAGATCAGATTATTGATTTACTATCTGCTTACGGAACAAAGGCTATAAAAAGCAAAATTATCCATAACATTAATTTAAAATTAAAAACAAATGAGGTTGGGACAAGTGATTCGGCCAAAGAAGAAGCTTTAACTACACCAGACACAATGTATGAAAATTTAATAAGTAAAAAAGATACAATTGAGAGTGAAATTTCTGATAAAGAAACAATATTGGATGAAAAAGATTTAAAAAAACTTAAAAATAGAAAATTCGATATAGTAGTCATTGGAATATCTACAGGAGGACCTGCTGCATTAAAGACTATATTGCCAGAAATCCCTAATAACTTTCCTATACCAATAATCATCGTTCAACATATGCCAAAGGGATTTACATCAGAATTTGCAAGAAGTCTTAATAATATCTGCAACCTGGTTGTGAAGGAAACAAGTAATAAAGAAATACCAAAAAAAGGATTCATATACATAAGTTGCAGTGGCTACCACACGAGAATTAATAAAGTCAATGACAATTATCAAATAGAAGTGTTTGACGGTAAAAATGTAAACGGGCACAAGCCATCTATTGGAGTATTGTTTAACTCCATATCTGAAAATGTGAAAGAGAAGGCAATAGCCTTCATAATGACGGGAATGGGAAGCGATGGGTCCAGGGAAATTGGCGAGATTAAAAAGGCCGGAGGACTCACCATTGCTCAAGATAAGGAAAGCTCTGTTGTTTTTGGTATGTCAAAAATCGCAATAGAAGAAAATAATGTAGACTATATAGTTTCAATAAACCATGTGGTAGAATTGTTAAAGGCTATTTTGATCGATGACTGA
- a CDS encoding adenylate kinase gives MKLVFLGSPGSGKGTIAKIILKKLNYYHISTGDLFREEITHSTLLGKEIKKIVESGKLVPDSITIKLVKDKINTLDTQDNFILDGFPRNIEQAQALDEFLQNFKIINFLIDEEILIKRLSGRRICKSCGGIFNIYTLPTKEKGVCDLCKGTLYQRKDDTEESLKVRLKEYHLQTKPLIDFYSTGNRLYSIDASENVDGVEKNLMRIISET, from the coding sequence ATGAAACTTGTTTTTTTAGGATCCCCGGGTTCTGGTAAGGGCACAATCGCTAAGATAATTTTAAAAAAATTAAACTATTATCACATTTCAACAGGGGATCTATTCAGAGAAGAGATCACACATTCTACTCTCCTCGGTAAGGAAATAAAAAAAATAGTTGAGAGCGGGAAATTAGTCCCTGATTCAATCACAATTAAACTTGTTAAAGATAAGATTAATACACTTGACACTCAGGACAATTTTATTCTTGATGGTTTCCCAAGGAACATCGAGCAAGCTCAGGCCTTAGATGAATTTTTGCAAAATTTTAAAATAATAAATTTTTTAATTGATGAAGAGATCCTCATTAAAAGACTTTCAGGAAGAAGAATATGCAAGTCCTGCGGTGGGATCTTTAATATATATACGCTCCCCACGAAAGAAAAAGGAGTTTGTGATCTTTGCAAAGGTACTCTTTATCAGCGCAAAGATGATACGGAGGAATCTTTAAAAGTAAGACTTAAAGAATATCACTTACAAACAAAGCCATTAATAGATTTTTATTCAACAGGCAATAGGCTTTACAGTATAGACGCATCCGAAAATGTTGATGGAGTGGAAAAAAATTTGATGAGAATCATATCAGAAACTTAA
- a CDS encoding protein-glutamate O-methyltransferase CheR: MLRVSDELLLKFCSFVYENSGICFDEKNKVVLKGRIGDAIRELENVNTPDQLYDLVLSDNLKKDYFLDLVTTNLTRFFRNEAHFQTFERFIVPNLVKIKNKENKNKIVIWSAGCSSGEEPYSLAFVLKSNLPESFDFVVIASDLSLKSLMIAREGYYSAQKCEHIPIKYKKYTTPHMDGYKVTSDIKKHIRFDYHNLNFESGFLNIDVVFCRNVLIYFDEKSKIQVLKKFYSSMSLKSYLFIGHSESLFGLDLPFKFLKTPWAIIYEKDAQSTPKAKFQFQPKYRL, from the coding sequence ATGCTAAGAGTCAGCGATGAACTGCTTCTGAAATTCTGCAGTTTTGTGTATGAAAATAGTGGTATTTGTTTCGATGAAAAGAATAAGGTTGTGCTCAAGGGCCGTATTGGCGATGCTATACGAGAGCTTGAAAACGTCAATACGCCAGATCAGTTATATGATTTAGTTCTCTCTGACAATCTTAAAAAGGATTATTTCCTAGACCTTGTAACAACAAATCTGACACGGTTTTTTAGAAACGAAGCGCATTTTCAGACCTTTGAAAGATTTATAGTTCCCAATTTGGTAAAAATTAAAAATAAAGAAAACAAAAACAAAATTGTTATATGGTCTGCTGGTTGTTCAAGCGGAGAGGAACCTTATTCACTAGCATTTGTTCTTAAATCTAATCTTCCAGAAAGCTTTGATTTTGTTGTCATCGCTTCTGATTTAAGCCTAAAATCTCTAATGATAGCAAGAGAAGGTTACTACTCTGCTCAAAAGTGTGAGCACATTCCAATAAAATATAAAAAATATACAACGCCACACATGGATGGCTACAAGGTAACGTCTGATATTAAGAAACACATACGTTTTGATTACCATAACTTGAATTTTGAAAGTGGATTTTTAAATATTGACGTTGTTTTTTGCAGAAATGTGCTCATATATTTCGATGAAAAGTCTAAAATACAAGTTTTGAAAAAGTTTTACTCCTCTATGTCCTTAAAAAGTTACTTGTTTATTGGGCATTCAGAATCGTTGTTTGGGCTTGATCTTCCTTTTAAATTTTTAAAAACACCTTGGGCAATAATATACGAAAAAGATGCACAAAGTACTCCAAAGGCAAAATTTCAATTCCAACCCAAGTATAGGTTATAA
- a CDS encoding diacylglycerol/polyprenol kinase family protein: MFGWVLFEENIKYEICRKFFHISTLMFLLFYKMNFWLGLASSLFFVMMYLISEICRLMRINLPLLQHISGIMLKTREISSCKISLSPIFLVVSIFFTYYLIPEPFNYIGIFSACLGDGLASLFGKIVPSFKLVNNKTFSGSVVIFLVSFIVCYYFFPDLIVSSVVALGAVIVELFDFKKYDNLFLPVGVSIISFVVC, translated from the coding sequence ATGTTTGGTTGGGTTTTGTTTGAGGAAAATATTAAATATGAAATTTGTAGGAAATTTTTTCATATTTCTACTTTAATGTTCTTGTTGTTTTATAAAATGAATTTTTGGTTAGGATTAGCGTCTAGCCTATTTTTTGTGATGATGTACCTAATATCGGAAATCTGTAGACTCATGAGAATAAATTTGCCCTTACTACAACATATATCAGGAATCATGCTAAAGACCAGAGAAATATCTTCTTGTAAGATATCGCTCTCTCCTATATTTTTGGTGGTGAGTATATTTTTTACGTATTATCTTATACCGGAGCCTTTTAATTATATTGGAATATTTTCAGCCTGTCTTGGCGATGGGCTTGCAAGTCTTTTTGGAAAGATAGTTCCTTCTTTTAAACTTGTAAATAATAAAACATTTTCTGGTAGTGTTGTTATTTTTTTAGTTTCTTTTATTGTCTGTTATTATTTTTTCCCAGATTTAATAGTTTCATCCGTTGTTGCATTGGGAGCTGTTATTGTCGAACTTTTTGATTTTAAAAAATACGATAACTTGTTTTTACCTGTGGGTGTGTCGATAATATCTTTTGTTGTGTGCTGA
- a CDS encoding DUF3996 domain-containing protein — protein sequence MRGNTQRILILLLTFNLHYFAFSKSNGDTYKIRCSSENDGTTCITNDNKKVAPKPKPTPPKPKPKPTPPPPPTKPKVNVAKPAVHKEKTVYDSLALGAGTGSPVGNILFSMPYVDIDLGYGSFIGFKPGNFQNYILFGIDLVFKKEIGPTVIVGGGFGIGADWSKADLVPPGGKALTTYERIGTVTRLPIVMEYKFAKNLSLGLKVYPSFGPTILLTKPKIVYEGIRFRFFAVGFIKFTI from the coding sequence ATGAGAGGAAATACTCAAAGGATACTCATTTTATTGCTAACGTTTAACTTACACTATTTTGCTTTTTCTAAATCTAACGGTGATACCTATAAAATCAGGTGCAGCTCAGAAAATGATGGAACTACTTGTATTACAAATGATAATAAAAAAGTTGCTCCAAAGCCTAAGCCTACTCCCCCAAAGCCAAAGCCCAAACCCACACCTCCTCCCCCGCCAACTAAGCCTAAGGTCAATGTTGCAAAGCCTGCTGTGCATAAGGAAAAAACTGTGTATGACTCGCTTGCTTTAGGTGCAGGCACTGGAAGTCCCGTAGGAAATATTTTATTTTCAATGCCTTATGTGGACATAGATCTCGGGTATGGCAGCTTTATTGGCTTTAAGCCTGGAAATTTTCAAAATTATATCTTATTTGGCATCGATTTGGTTTTTAAAAAAGAAATAGGGCCCACAGTAATTGTAGGAGGAGGTTTTGGTATTGGGGCAGACTGGTCTAAGGCAGACCTAGTGCCTCCCGGAGGTAAAGCCCTTACTACTTATGAAAGAATAGGTACAGTAACTAGGCTTCCTATAGTAATGGAATACAAATTCGCGAAAAACTTATCACTGGGGCTTAAAGTCTATCCCTCATTTGGCCCGACTATACTCCTAACGAAGCCAAAAATAGTATACGAAGGTATCAGGTTTAGGTTCTTTGCAGTCGGATTTATTAAGTTCACAATATAA
- a CDS encoding peptidylprolyl isomerase produces the protein MRAYLFYFLLILVLMSCVNKKESAVEGNGIFASIYTNKGNIKIELYYKIAPLTVMNFIGLSEGLIHNSVTNGPYFENIVFHRVIDGFVVQTGDPTGTGTGGPGYSFPDELGRGLSHSAEGIVSMANSGPDTNGSQFFITLSDKLAYLDFKHSIFGKVVAGMDTVYSIRQGDKIERVEVARVGADAEAFKVSNEEFIKLRESYESSKREEAEKYISFQLEMIYENYKGYQKDSNGIFYVINRQGKGRSVKKGDVLRVDYEGFLLSGVRFDSSIERGEPIEIVVGSGQVIRGWDIMLADMHEGEERTVIIPPSFAYGESGIGEVIKPNSFLKFNITLRKIN, from the coding sequence GTGAGAGCGTATTTATTTTATTTTTTACTTATTTTAGTTTTAATGAGTTGTGTTAATAAGAAGGAAAGTGCAGTGGAAGGTAATGGGATATTTGCATCAATTTATACAAATAAAGGCAATATAAAAATAGAGCTTTACTACAAGATAGCTCCTTTGACAGTTATGAATTTTATTGGTCTTAGTGAGGGCCTGATTCATAATTCTGTTACAAATGGTCCTTATTTTGAAAATATTGTTTTTCATAGAGTCATTGATGGATTTGTTGTTCAAACAGGTGATCCTACAGGAACGGGTACTGGAGGCCCGGGTTATTCTTTCCCTGATGAACTGGGTAGAGGGTTGAGCCATAGTGCAGAAGGAATTGTTTCTATGGCTAATTCAGGACCTGATACTAATGGAAGTCAGTTTTTTATTACTCTCTCAGATAAGCTTGCTTACCTTGATTTTAAGCATTCAATTTTTGGCAAGGTGGTTGCAGGAATGGATACGGTTTATAGCATAAGGCAAGGAGATAAAATAGAGAGAGTGGAGGTTGCTCGTGTTGGTGCTGATGCTGAAGCCTTTAAGGTTAGCAATGAGGAATTTATAAAGTTAAGGGAAAGTTATGAGTCAAGTAAGAGAGAAGAGGCTGAAAAATATATATCTTTTCAACTTGAAATGATTTATGAGAATTATAAAGGTTACCAAAAGGATAGCAATGGAATCTTCTATGTGATTAATAGGCAGGGAAAGGGTAGGAGTGTTAAGAAGGGCGATGTTTTAAGAGTAGACTATGAAGGATTTTTACTAAGTGGAGTAAGGTTTGATAGTTCAATTGAAAGGGGGGAACCAATTGAAATTGTGGTTGGTAGCGGTCAAGTAATTAGAGGTTGGGACATAATGCTGGCGGATATGCATGAAGGAGAGGAAAGGACGGTAATAATTCCACCAAGTTTTGCTTATGGGGAAAGTGGTATTGGTGAGGTTATAAAACCAAATTCTTTTTTAAAATTTAATATTACCCTAAGGAAGATTAATTAA
- a CDS encoding TraB family protein → MNIKEGNTEDCFSHVSALDVGASRVYILGTAHVSRKSSQDTATLIEKLKPSFVAVELDEARYNAILDTDEHRKWQNLDIYKAIKQGKAFLLIVQIILSNFQKKLAKEQGISPGEEMKTAILKAREHNIPVILADRKVEVTLKRAWNCVPFVEKVKIISSLFSFSDAKVTITEIEKLKEQDALSSMMEELAKEIPTVKKVLIDERDEFIASKILEGSGTIFAVVGAGHVKGIVTNLRSIKENEKTVNIDALCDIPRKTFSLGRLASYLIPILVIALMAGSFYFKGFDFAYKNLELWILFNASFSGLAALLLGANIITIFTASIGAPIFSLIPFIGTGMVAGLVEAYINKPKIKDFEDLQEDLTNIRGYFKNKVTKILLIVFFVNIGSSIGTIVGLKFLFNIFN, encoded by the coding sequence TTGAATATTAAGGAAGGGAATACTGAGGATTGTTTTTCGCATGTTAGCGCTCTTGATGTGGGTGCTAGTAGGGTGTACATACTAGGAACGGCGCATGTATCAAGGAAAAGTTCACAAGACACAGCTACTCTGATTGAAAAGTTAAAGCCGTCATTTGTTGCTGTTGAACTTGATGAAGCGCGCTATAACGCAATTTTGGACACGGATGAGCATAGAAAATGGCAAAATCTGGATATATATAAGGCAATAAAGCAAGGAAAAGCATTTTTATTAATAGTTCAAATAATCTTAAGTAATTTCCAAAAAAAGTTAGCAAAGGAACAAGGGATTAGTCCTGGAGAGGAAATGAAAACAGCTATTTTGAAAGCTAGGGAGCACAATATTCCGGTAATATTAGCAGACAGGAAAGTTGAGGTAACGCTAAAGAGAGCTTGGAATTGTGTTCCATTTGTAGAAAAAGTCAAAATAATATCAAGTCTGTTCTCGTTTTCAGATGCGAAAGTAACAATAACCGAAATTGAAAAATTAAAAGAACAAGATGCTCTCTCAAGTATGATGGAGGAACTTGCAAAAGAAATCCCTACCGTTAAGAAAGTTTTAATTGACGAAAGAGATGAATTTATAGCAAGCAAAATACTTGAAGGTTCGGGCACAATTTTTGCAGTTGTCGGTGCTGGGCACGTAAAGGGTATAGTAACAAATTTAAGAAGCATTAAAGAAAACGAGAAAACAGTGAACATTGATGCTCTATGCGATATACCTAGGAAGACTTTCTCATTGGGCAGGCTAGCATCTTACTTAATTCCGATTTTAGTTATTGCACTAATGGCAGGCTCGTTCTATTTTAAGGGATTTGATTTTGCTTATAAAAACTTAGAACTTTGGATATTATTTAACGCTTCGTTTTCAGGTCTCGCTGCTCTTCTCCTAGGAGCCAACATCATAACAATATTTACAGCTTCGATTGGTGCTCCAATCTTTTCTCTGATTCCATTCATTGGCACAGGTATGGTTGCAGGGCTTGTTGAAGCTTACATAAATAAACCAAAAATAAAAGACTTTGAAGACCTACAAGAAGATTTAACTAACATAAGAGGATATTTTAAGAATAAAGTTACAAAAATCTTATTGATAGTGTTCTTTGTCAACATTGGCTCTTCTATTGGAACAATTGTTGGTCTTAAATTTTTGTTCAACATTTTCAACTAA
- a CDS encoding fructose-specific PTS transporter subunit EIIC, whose translation MFLDFLKKELVFISTEIKSKEDAIKFLVDKVTEGGYTSNRDEFLQGILDRENIGGTAWENGVAIPHFIGDSVKTSFISFLYVKGDGIQWSDDNPPVNLIFLICMSKSQQGNDHIKSIAFIAQLFENDEFKNILKKSNNPSEVYSYIENIEKSSTDDTVTYSGVKKIVAVSACPVGIAHTYIAAKKIENEARKQGYGIKVETQGSIGIENALTEEDIKDADIVILAVDKDVNEERFDGKKVYKVSTAKAINNIEDVIRDSFNASIFNCKSVKPSLRDTAKKPKASFYKYLMSGVSPMIPIVASGGILIALGISLAGIGSDGPNFADYPFYKTITDIGAVAFGMMLPILAGFIAMAIADRPGLAPGLVGGVLARDVGSGFLGAILAGFIAGFVARWIAQRKVPEWIRPVMPIFVIPLISTVIIGFFMLYVGTYIAQFMTLLESGLKSLQSNSEAYGILGKVLLGLILGSMVSVDMGGPFNKVAFLFGVGMIPQVPQIMGMVASAIPVPPMAMGLATLIMPKLFEEEERESGKISFLISFIGISEGAIPFAASDPARVLPSIVAGGAVASIVAAFLGVADHAPHGGPIVLPVVDNKLGFIIAMAAGVAVATILVILLKSFKFRESK comes from the coding sequence ATGTTTTTAGATTTTTTGAAGAAAGAGCTTGTTTTTATATCTACAGAAATTAAATCTAAAGAAGATGCTATTAAATTTTTAGTAGACAAGGTAACTGAAGGTGGGTATACAAGCAATAGAGATGAATTTCTTCAGGGTATTCTTGATAGAGAAAATATTGGAGGTACGGCATGGGAGAACGGTGTTGCTATCCCTCATTTCATAGGAGATTCTGTTAAGACAAGTTTTATTTCATTCCTTTATGTAAAGGGGGATGGTATACAGTGGTCCGATGATAATCCTCCAGTTAATTTAATATTTTTAATTTGCATGTCTAAAAGCCAACAGGGTAATGACCATATTAAGTCAATAGCTTTCATAGCCCAATTATTTGAGAATGATGAGTTTAAAAATATTTTGAAGAAGTCGAATAATCCTAGTGAGGTTTATTCTTATATAGAGAATATTGAAAAGTCTTCTACAGACGATACTGTGACTTATTCTGGGGTAAAAAAAATAGTGGCTGTGTCTGCTTGTCCTGTAGGTATTGCACACACATATATTGCTGCTAAGAAGATTGAAAATGAGGCTAGGAAACAAGGTTACGGGATCAAAGTTGAGACTCAGGGTTCTATTGGGATTGAGAATGCCTTAACTGAAGAGGATATTAAGGATGCTGATATTGTAATACTTGCCGTTGATAAGGATGTTAATGAAGAGAGATTCGATGGAAAGAAGGTTTATAAGGTTTCAACTGCAAAGGCCATAAATAACATAGAAGATGTTATTAGGGATTCGTTTAATGCTTCAATATTTAATTGTAAGAGTGTGAAACCTTCTTTAAGAGATACAGCCAAAAAGCCTAAGGCTAGTTTTTATAAGTACTTAATGAGTGGAGTTTCTCCTATGATTCCGATTGTTGCAAGTGGTGGTATTTTAATTGCCCTTGGAATATCCTTGGCAGGAATTGGTTCTGATGGTCCAAACTTTGCAGATTATCCTTTTTATAAGACGATTACGGATATTGGTGCTGTTGCTTTTGGAATGATGCTGCCAATACTTGCTGGGTTTATTGCTATGGCGATTGCCGATAGACCAGGTCTTGCACCGGGTCTTGTGGGAGGCGTTCTTGCTAGGGATGTTGGATCAGGGTTCCTAGGAGCAATACTTGCTGGATTTATTGCAGGGTTTGTTGCTAGATGGATAGCACAGCGAAAAGTGCCTGAATGGATAAGACCCGTCATGCCTATTTTTGTTATTCCTTTAATAAGCACTGTTATTATTGGATTTTTCATGCTCTATGTTGGGACCTATATTGCACAATTTATGACACTGCTTGAGAGTGGACTAAAATCGTTACAGAGCAATTCAGAAGCCTATGGTATTTTAGGTAAGGTTCTTCTTGGTTTAATACTTGGCTCTATGGTGTCTGTTGATATGGGAGGGCCTTTTAACAAGGTTGCGTTCCTTTTTGGTGTTGGCATGATTCCTCAAGTCCCGCAAATAATGGGTATGGTAGCTTCAGCTATTCCTGTTCCGCCCATGGCTATGGGGCTTGCTACCTTGATTATGCCTAAATTATTTGAGGAAGAGGAAAGAGAATCTGGCAAGATATCGTTCTTAATTTCCTTTATTGGGATTAGTGAGGGTGCTATTCCTTTTGCTGCTAGTGATCCTGCGCGAGTGTTACCGTCAATAGTAGCTGGAGGGGCTGTTGCAAGCATTGTTGCAGCGTTTTTGGGAGTTGCAGACCATGCACCACATGGAGGGCCCATAGTACTTCCTGTGGTTGATAATAAATTAGGGTTTATTATTGCAATGGCTGCTGGAGTTGCTGTTGCAACAATTTTGGTAATTTTATTAAAATCTTTCAAATTTAGGGAATCTAAATGA
- the manA gene encoding mannose-6-phosphate isomerase, class I, which translates to MRIDNIFLMKNEIKEYDWGGVSFIPSLLGQKQDGRPKAEMWLGAHKTLSSKVLIEGQYVPLCDFLECHGELLEKGNELSFLFKVLSAVKPLSIQIHPSKEMALEGFKRENDRGISIDDPRRVYKDENPKIELVYALSDFYALKGFLPLIEIKNICKNLKLDFSFSNHKEFVSNIFNLQEREIEDAIRKVKGSLSLLEKDRAYWFNEIYKIYGADVGLLVFLGMHIFKLKPGEVLYTENQEVHAYLKGECLELMTNSDNVIRAGLTTKYIDKTEMLKVGRFEEGKFSLLRGENIDKFDMFKLPNTNLMLLHTEISEEICFNRDSAMILLVMEGQLQINDHFFLKKGDSIFVGVCDERLMIRGDGKIFIALSA; encoded by the coding sequence ATGAGAATAGACAATATATTTTTGATGAAAAATGAGATTAAGGAATATGATTGGGGTGGAGTTAGTTTCATCCCTTCTCTTCTGGGACAAAAGCAAGATGGACGGCCTAAAGCTGAGATGTGGCTTGGTGCACACAAGACACTTTCTAGTAAAGTATTGATTGAGGGGCAGTACGTCCCTCTTTGTGATTTTTTAGAGTGTCATGGGGAGCTTTTGGAAAAGGGAAATGAATTATCTTTTCTATTTAAGGTTCTATCAGCCGTGAAGCCTTTGTCAATTCAAATACATCCTTCAAAAGAAATGGCCCTAGAAGGCTTTAAGCGCGAAAACGATAGGGGAATAAGTATTGATGATCCTAGGAGAGTTTATAAGGACGAAAATCCCAAAATAGAGCTTGTTTACGCTTTAAGCGATTTTTATGCGCTTAAAGGATTTTTGCCTCTCATTGAAATTAAAAATATATGTAAAAATCTAAAGTTAGATTTTAGTTTTTCAAATCATAAAGAATTTGTAAGTAATATATTTAATTTGCAAGAGCGTGAAATTGAAGATGCTATTAGGAAGGTGAAAGGAAGCTTGAGTTTGCTAGAAAAGGATAGAGCTTATTGGTTTAATGAGATTTATAAGATTTATGGAGCAGACGTTGGTCTTTTGGTATTTTTAGGAATGCATATTTTTAAACTGAAGCCGGGAGAGGTACTCTATACAGAGAATCAAGAGGTGCATGCTTATCTTAAAGGGGAATGTCTTGAGCTTATGACTAATTCTGATAATGTAATAAGAGCGGGGCTTACTACTAAATATATCGACAAGACTGAAATGCTTAAGGTAGGTAGATTTGAGGAAGGAAAATTTTCATTGCTCAGAGGAGAAAATATTGATAAATTTGATATGTTTAAACTTCCAAACACTAATTTAATGCTGCTTCACACAGAGATTAGTGAAGAAATTTGTTTCAATAGAGATAGTGCAATGATCCTGTTAGTCATGGAAGGGCAACTTCAGATAAACGATCACTTTTTTCTTAAGAAGGGAGATAGCATATTCGTGGGGGTATGCGATGAAAGGCTGATGATCCGAGGAGATGGAAAAATCTTTATTGCACTTTCTGCCTAA
- a CDS encoding DNA/RNA non-specific endonuclease, whose amino-acid sequence MSQKSRFLLCCYILILLGFLFLHQNPEILKNIKEIAFSYIEIFKEKIHSPQSTLKLEGKNLLPKGPLTTQVLDKKYYSLGYAESARQAEWVAYYLKREMVELALTLLKEKKIKRINKFFEDKDIKGSSPKLNDYLKSGYDRGHIVSSADMSFSEDAMKDTYLLSNISPQRREFNSGIWLKLEKLVREWTILKGKVYIISAGILTENMGFIGKSKVLVPKNFYKIVLSLNNDGSYDIVSFIIPNEKARDLNLRNYVVSVHSIEDKTSIDFFAELDSSVKKVIKMKKDPYSWKFR is encoded by the coding sequence ATGAGCCAAAAATCAAGGTTTCTGTTGTGTTGCTACATATTAATTTTATTAGGCTTTTTATTCCTTCATCAAAATCCCGAAATTTTAAAAAATATTAAAGAAATAGCTTTTAGTTACATAGAAATATTTAAAGAAAAGATTCACAGTCCTCAAAGTACACTTAAGCTAGAAGGAAAGAATCTTTTACCCAAGGGGCCTCTTACTACTCAAGTGCTAGATAAAAAATATTATTCTTTAGGGTATGCTGAGAGCGCAAGACAGGCGGAATGGGTGGCTTATTACTTAAAAAGAGAAATGGTTGAACTGGCTTTAACATTACTAAAGGAGAAAAAAATAAAGAGAATTAATAAATTTTTTGAAGATAAAGATATTAAAGGTAGTAGTCCAAAGTTAAATGATTACCTTAAGAGCGGATATGACAGGGGACATATTGTAAGTTCTGCCGATATGTCTTTTTCTGAGGATGCAATGAAGGATACCTATTTGTTATCAAATATATCCCCCCAAAGAAGAGAATTTAATTCTGGAATTTGGCTAAAACTTGAGAAATTAGTCAGAGAATGGACCATTTTAAAAGGAAAAGTTTATATTATTAGTGCAGGTATTTTAACAGAAAATATGGGATTCATCGGGAAAAGTAAGGTCTTGGTACCGAAAAATTTTTACAAAATAGTGCTATCATTGAACAATGATGGTTCTTATGATATAGTCTCCTTCATTATCCCAAATGAAAAGGCCAGGGACTTAAATTTAAGAAATTATGTTGTAAGTGTTCATTCGATTGAAGATAAGACTAGTATAGATTTTTTCGCAGAACTTGATTCTAGTGTTAAAAAAGTGATTAAAATGAAAAAAGATCCATATTCTTGGAAGTTTAGATGA